From the genome of Candidatus Ruthia magnifica str. Cm (Calyptogena magnifica):
CATGTAGTTGATTTTTTGATTAAAGATGCTAAAAAAGGTCAAAGTTTCCAAAGATACAAAGGTTTAGGTGAAATGAATCCTGAACAACTTTGGGAAACTACCATGGATCCTGAACAAAGAACCCTACTTAAAGTTAAAATTGAAGATTCTATTGTTGCTAATGAAGTTTTCTCAACCCTAATGGGTGATAAAGTCGAACCTAGAAGAAACTTTATTGAGAACAATGCCTTGTTAGTTGATAACTTATATTTTTAAAAAAAATAAAATACAAATAAGGAGACAAATATGTCAAAAAAACACCCAGTTATTGTAGTAATAGGCTCATCAGGTGCTGGAACAACCTTTATTAAACGTGCCTTTGAGCATATTTTTAGAAAAGAAAGTATCAATCCTTTGATTCTAGAGGGGGATAGTTTTCACAAATATGATCGAACCTCAATGAAGGAAAATGTTAAAAAACAAGAAGATTTAGGTAATAATTTCTTTTCTCATTTTGGTCCAGATGCTAATTTATTTGAAAAAATAGAACAAACTTTCAAAGATTATGGAAAAACAGGTAAATGTGACCGTCGTTATTATTTACACTCTGAAGAAGAAGCTGTCGAATACAACCAACGTTTAAGTACCTATTTAAGCCCTGGAGAGTTTACCCCCTGGAAAAAAGTAGATGATACTACGGATTTATTATTTTATGAAGGTTTACATGGTGCAGTAGTTACAGATGATATAGATATGGCACAACATGGTGACTTAAAAATTGGCGTTGTTCCCAGTGTGAATCTTGAATGGATTCAGAAAATTCATCGTGATAATGCAGAAAGGGGCTATTCAGAAGAAGAAATAGTTGATACCATTTTACGTAGAATGCCAGACTATATTAACTATATAACACCACAATTCTCTCAGACAGATATTAATTTTCAACGTGTTGCAACGGTAGATACGTCCAATCCTTTTATTGCTAGAGACATTCCAACACCAGATGAAAGTTTTGTGGTGATTCGCTTTAATGATTTAAACAAAACACCAGTTGATTTTGTATACTTATGTAGTATGATTAACAACTCATTTATGTCCAGACGCAATACTATCGTTGTTCCAGGTGGAAAAATGAGCATAGCAATGGAAATTATTCTTTATCCGATTATCAAAAAAATGATTAAAAATAAGTAAATTTTTCTTTTAAGCAGATACAAACAACATGAATCCATTTGAAACTAAATTTTAGTGATACTTTTAGAAAAATATCTTACTGTTAATATTTATTTCAAACTTCATTATAAATTAATTTTTCCTTATATTTTTTAGATCTGCTTAGACACACAATACTTTAAAAAAGTTCTATATAATATAGCTAGGTTTTTATAAAAGAGACACTCAGTGCTTATTATCCATAACTATCTATATTTATCAAGGTGCAACAATTAAGTAAATTTTGAGTGCGCAGATTCAAGTTTTTCTGGAACTTTAGTGATAATTTTTTCACATTTTTAACGCCATTTATGATTATAAATTTAGCTTTGTTCTTGCTAATATTATGTCAGATTGAATTTTTCTTTCTATTACTACACTATTTCTCTTAAAAGCAGAATTATAAGCGTTATAACAGTCAATATAAGTGAATAAATATTCAATGATGTTTATAGTTGTGGATAAAAAGAACTTGTTCAATATTACAATTTTCTACAGAAAGAAAAACCATATTAAAACCTTAGTCACGAACTTTCTTACAACTGAGAATTTAAACATAAAACACTTCTACTTTTTAAAGTAAGTCCTTGTTTTATATGTATTCAATAAAGACTTATTTAACAACAATATTAACTAATTTATTAGGCACGATAATCACTTTAACGATAATTTTACCTTTAGTAAATTTGGTAATATTCTCATTTGCCAATGTTTGTGCTTCAATTTGTGCATTATCTACATCAGTACTGAACATTAATTTAGTACGTAATTTTCCATTGACTTGAACAATGATTTGCATTTTATCTTGAACTAGTGCTGATTTATCAACATTTGGCCATGGTTCATTGATAATTGCTTTTATATTGCCTAATTTTTTCCATAAATAATGGCAAAGATGAGGTGCAATTGGACTTAAAGTTTTAAGTAGAATGTGGATAGATTCTTGACGGATCGCCATAGAAGTTTTGCTGGTATCATTAAATTTTGATAAGGTGTTACACAGTTTCATGAGTGCGGCAATAACGGTATTAAATAAATATCTACGGCTCATATTATCGGTAATTTTACTAAGTGTTTGATGGGTTTTTAGGCGTATGTCCTTTTGAGCTTTGTCAAAATTATTCAAAGTACCAATAGCATGACTTTTATGATCTTGGATAAAATCCATAATCAAGCGGTAAACCTTATTAATAAATCGATGTACACCTTCTAAGCCTGAATCACTCCATTCTAGGTTTTGGGTTGGTGGTGCGGCAAATAAGATGAATAAGCGCACTGTATCAGCACCATATTTTTCAATCATTTGTGCAGGATCAACAGTATTACCCTTGGATTTACTCATTTTAGCACCATCTTTGAGCACCATCCCCTGGGTGAGTAAATTTTTAAAAGGTTCGTCATTTTTAATAAAACCTTCATCACGCAATAATTTATTAAAAAATCGAGCATATAGTAAGTGTAAAATAGCGTGCTCAATGCCACCAATATACTGATCTACACCACCATTTGCTAGCCAATAATTAGCACGCTTATCTAACATTTTATCGTTATTATCTTTGCAAGTGTAGCGGGCAAAATACCAAGATGATTCAAAGAAAGTATCTAAAGTATCAGTTTCTTGTTGTGCCATCTTGCCACATTTTGGGCAAGTAGTTTGATAAAATTCTGGCATTTTTTTGATGAGCGAGCCAACACTATCAAAACTCATTACCTCAGGTAAGACAACTGGTAAGTCAGCTTCAGGCACTACCACTATTCCACAATTTTGGCAGTTAATAATGGGGATTGGACAGCCCCAATAACGTTGACGTGATATACCCCAGTCCTGTAGGCGGTAGTTTGTTTTTTTCCTACCTAAATTTTTATCTGTTAAGGTCTTAGCAATTTCGTTAAAGGCTTGGTCAAAATTCAAGCCGTTAAATTCACCTGAATTAAACAATACACCTTTATCTGTCATAGCATTTTTATCAATACTTATATTTTCATTAATAACTTTTTTTATGGCAATACCATATTTTTTTGCAAATTCATAATCCCTTTTATCGTGTGCAGGAACACTCATAACTGCACCCGTACCGTAGCCAATTAAAACAAAATTAGCAATCCAAATAGGCACATCATCGCTTGTAATTGGATGTATACATTTTACTCCTAAGTCAATACCTTTTTTATCTATGGTTTTCATTGTTTCTTTGGTGATTTGTATGGTTTTGCATTCGTCAATAAAAGCTTGAACTTGTGGATTATTTTTGCCAGCCTCAAGCGCAATAGGATGTTCACTAGAGATAACTAGGTAGGTAACACCCATGAGTGTGTCTGGACGAGTGGTGTAAACTTTAATCGAATCGGCATTATGTCTAGGAAAGTCAACCTCTAGGCCAACAGATTTACCAATCCAATTTTTTTGCATAGTTTTAACCGCATCTGGCCAACCATCGAGTTTATCTAAACCATAAATTAATTCATCGGCATAATTTGTGATACGCATAAACCATTGTGAGATTTTTTTTTTCTCAATCAGTGCATTAGAACGCCATCCACGCCCATCAATCACTTGTTCATTTGCTAATACGGTTTGATCAACAGGGTCCCAATTAACAATAGCATTTTTCTTATACACCAAGTCTTT
Proteins encoded in this window:
- a CDS encoding phosphoribulokinase; translation: MSKKHPVIVVIGSSGAGTTFIKRAFEHIFRKESINPLILEGDSFHKYDRTSMKENVKKQEDLGNNFFSHFGPDANLFEKIEQTFKDYGKTGKCDRRYYLHSEEEAVEYNQRLSTYLSPGEFTPWKKVDDTTDLLFYEGLHGAVVTDDIDMAQHGDLKIGVVPSVNLEWIQKIHRDNAERGYSEEEIVDTILRRMPDYINYITPQFSQTDINFQRVATVDTSNPFIARDIPTPDESFVVIRFNDLNKTPVDFVYLCSMINNSFMSRRNTIVVPGGKMSIAMEIILYPIIKKMIKNK
- the leuS gene encoding leucine--tRNA ligase translates to MNSEYNAQKIEAQAQKYWQENKSFEVSEDTSKEKYYCLSMFPYPSGSLHMGHVRNYSIGDVISRYQKMQGKNVMQPIGWDGFGLPAENAALENKVSPAKWTYENIDYMRDQLSKLGFGYDWSREIATCHQKYYRWEQWLFIKLFEKDLVYKKNAIVNWDPVDQTVLANEQVIDGRGWRSNALIEKKKISQWFMRITNYADELIYGLDKLDGWPDAVKTMQKNWIGKSVGLEVDFPRHNADSIKVYTTRPDTLMGVTYLVISSEHPIALEAGKNNPQVQAFIDECKTIQITKETMKTIDKKGIDLGVKCIHPITSDDVPIWIANFVLIGYGTGAVMSVPAHDKRDYEFAKKYGIAIKKVINENISIDKNAMTDKGVLFNSGEFNGLNFDQAFNEIAKTLTDKNLGRKKTNYRLQDWGISRQRYWGCPIPIINCQNCGIVVVPEADLPVVLPEVMSFDSVGSLIKKMPEFYQTTCPKCGKMAQQETDTLDTFFESSWYFARYTCKDNNDKMLDKRANYWLANGGVDQYIGGIEHAILHLLYARFFNKLLRDEGFIKNDEPFKNLLTQGMVLKDGAKMSKSKGNTVDPAQMIEKYGADTVRLFILFAAPPTQNLEWSDSGLEGVHRFINKVYRLIMDFIQDHKSHAIGTLNNFDKAQKDIRLKTHQTLSKITDNMSRRYLFNTVIAALMKLCNTLSKFNDTSKTSMAIRQESIHILLKTLSPIAPHLCHYLWKKLGNIKAIINEPWPNVDKSALVQDKMQIIVQVNGKLRTKLMFSTDVDNAQIEAQTLANENITKFTKGKIIVKVIIVPNKLVNIVVK